The sequence GTGCCGGAGGTACGACGGCGGGTGAGGGGCGTTTTAGATTCGGCCGCGCAGAGTTGTTCTCTAACTCTGCGGCCAGTAATTCACGAATGTAAGTTGGTAGCGCAAAGCGTCCAGCTCTGCGGGATCTGCGGCTTTTGGTCCACGCCTCTGCCGGGGCTCGAAGCCATAACCCGAAGGAAAGCCGAGCACCAAAGTGAGGATAGGCGTCGGACGGTCCCGACGGCTCTAGGACCCAGGACAATGCGATGGGAGCGATACAACGGATCACGTCCGTCCGATTCTCTCGGTACAAGGCATTTCGAGAATATTCACTCACGTTAGACCGTTTCAACATCCTAGTTGGGCCTAATAATTCGGGGAAGTCAACCATCCTCAGCGCGTTCCGAATTCTCGCGGAAGGAATACGCAAGGCCAGAAGCAAGTCCCCCGCTCTCATACAAGGCCCGAACGGGGAGACTCGGGGCTACCAGGTCGGTTTGGGGGACGTCCCCATCGCTACTGAAAATGTTTTTTACAACTACGATGAAGAGAAACCCGCCAGCGTCCGGTTTCGGGTATCAACAGACGACTACCTAACTCTCTTCTTCCCGGAGCGCGGGATCTGCAATCTGATATGCGAAACGTCTGGCAGGCCCATCACCTCACCATCATCATTTCGGCAACGGTTCAGCCTCGACATCGGATTTGTCCCCGTGCTGGGCCCTGTGGAACACCACGAGCCACTCTACCAAAAGGAAGCCGCTCGGGTGGCGCTCCTAACCCACCGAGCGGCAAGAAACTTCAGGAACATCTGGTACCATTATCCAGAACACTTCGAAGATTTTCGCTCACTTGTCCAGACCACTTGGCCCGGGATGGATATTAAGAGGCCGGAAGTTGATGCGGCCGATGGGCCACCTCTACTTCGAATGTTTTGTCCAGAAGAGAGGATTGACAGAGAGATTTTCTGGGCCGGTTTTGGCTTTCAGGTTTGGTGCCAGATGCTCACGTTCATGGTAGCAAACAGCACTGCCTCTTTATTCATAATTGATGAACCCGACATCTACTTGCACTCGGACCTACAGCGACAGCTGGTTAGTGCCCTAAGGTCCCTCGGGCCCGACATTTTGCTTGCAACGCATTCGACTGAAATCATCTCTGAAGCTGATCCGGACGAGATCCTCGTCATCACGAAGAAGGCGCGAGCAGCAAGGCGGGTTGCCGACCCTTCCCAGCTGCGGTCGATTTTCGCTACTCTGGGCTCGAACCTCAACCCTACGCTAACTCAGCTTTCGCGCTCGAAGCGGGCCGTCTTTGTCGAGGGAAAGGATTTCCAGATTTTCTCAAGATTTGCGGCAAAGCTGGGATTTCGTACCGTGGCCACCCGATCAGATTTCGCTGTCGTACCGACCGAGGGCTTTAATCCTTCAAGGGTTAAGGCATTCAAGGAGGGCGTGGAAGCTACCTTGGCGACCAAGGTATCTGCTGCGGTCGTGTTCGACCGCGACTACCGGTCTGACTCGGAGGTTCACTCTGAATTGTCGCTGCTCGAGTCTTTCTGTGACTATGCCCACATTCACTCAAAGAAGGAATTGGAAAATTTCCTGCTAGTCCCCGACGCATTGAACGCGGCGATTACTCGGCGCATTGCCGAGCAAAACAAGCGAACGGGAGGCGCAGTGTGCTTCGCGGAGAACATCGAGGCGCTCCTCTTAACGTTAACTGATGCTATGAAGAACGACGTAGCGGCACAGTACCTCAAACGTCAGCACCCGTTCTCAAAATCCCTCGACAAGTCGCTCGACGACTCAACCGTGACCAGCCAACTGCTCTCGGCCTTCGATGATAAGTGGCGAAAGCTCAATACACGACTCGATATGATATCCGGGAAAGAGCTGCTTTCGCGGTTAAACGCGCATCTGCAAGGGGCCTACAGCATAACGGTGACTCCCAATCTGATAATCGAGGCGATGAACGCTTCCGATGTGTCAACGGAGATGCACGAGATAATTTCTTCCCTGAGCAAGTTCGCCGCGGGATGACAAGCGCACCGATTGTGCCGTGGGTCTTTTGGGCATGGGAATTTGGCGTCCGCACACATCGCAAAAGCAGCGACGTATGCGCGACCCACCCAGTCAATCCTCTCGGAATAGCACCCACACCATGAAACAGATCCAGCCGATACCAAGAATCGCGAGATACGTATCGACTAACGCTAGCATCCACTGACGGTGTTTCCAGTAACCAACCACAGAAGGGACACCATAGAAGAGTACGGCGAGCGCTGCGACAATCCAGAAAATCGCTCCGCCATTCCGCCAGTTGATACGAGGCATCGCTAGAAAGTACCACAAACCTATCACAAAAAGACCTATGCTCTACCCACCTTAGGCGGCGCGAACGAGTCGCCAGCGAGGTCACACACGCTACAATGCATGTGTCAGCCGGGAGAATATTAGACCGGAGCCCTCTCCGAGGGGAGAGGGTGCCCCGCAGCGCCGGGGCGGGTGAGGGGTCATTTCAGACGTGCGAACCAGCACCCAGCGCGTTCGCGAATTGCGCCACACGCAGACTGGAGCTGAAAAGGCGGCCTGGCATTTGCTGCGAGGCAGGCGCCTGGGCCTGAAATTCCGCCGCCAGTATCCCATCGAAAATCACGTCGTTGATTTTTATTGCTGCGAGCTCCGCCTGGCCGTGGAACTCGATGGAGGCGTCCACTCGCAGCCCAGCCAGATGAAAAAGGATGCAGCGAAGGATGCGTACCTTAGAAAGATTGGCGTGCGCGTGCTCAGGTTGCCGAATGGGTTGGTGACCGAGGACCCGGACGGATTTGTCCGAAAAGTGCGCGAAGCAGCAGAGCTGGTGCGGAGTGCGGGGCGGGGAAGAAAGTGACCCCTCACCCGCCGTCGTACCTTCGGCACCCTCTCCCCAGGGGAGAGGGCTTTGCATTTCAAAGAGGCCCATCACGCCAGGTCGTGGCATCCTCTCTCCACGGGAGAGGGCCTTGATTTCGAAGAGACCCTTCACATCAGGCCGTGACACCGTCCTCCCCAAGGGAGAGAGTTCTAATTTCTTCGAGGAAGTCACCCCTCACCCGTCACGCCGGGTCGTGACACCCTCTCGCCAGGGGAGAGGGCTTTGAATTTTTTGGGGAGTGGGTGGTGCAGACATTGATTTCGCTCACCCATTTAGCTGGCTGGGGCGGGCGTTGCCGGGGCTACTTTCGTGACGGGGAAGCCACGATCGCGCCACGCGTGCAATCCGCCGGCAAGCGGCCACACGTGCTGCAATCCCCTGCGCCGAAGCGCCAGAGCAACGCGCGCACTGGTGAATTCACTCGGACAAGTGCAGTAGATCACGATATGACGATTGGGTGTGTCCAGCGGGCCTATTGCCCTTATGTCCCGTTCAATATGATGTGGATTGATTCGCACCGCGCCGGGAATACCCTGAAGCTCTTGAACGGACCGTCTGTTCCGCCGCACATCCAGAATCAGCATGTCGTCGCCCGCGCGCAGTTTGTCCCAAAGCTGTTCAGGCGTGATTCGCGCCAATCTGAATTCATGCAGGAAGCGGAGCCAACGGACAGCTTTGCGAACAATGTAGAAGCCGAGTGCCGCGGCTAACAGGATGACCAGCAGAACTCCCATCCTCGATGCGTATGCCGCCACCAGATCCAGTTGTTTACGAAAGACAAAGCCCAGCGTGGTGTAGACTCCCGACCAGAGAGTGGCTCCCAGTGCATCGAAGAAGAGAAACTGCGTCCGAGTCGTGTCCGTCGCTCCTGCCAATGGAACTGCGAAAGCATCGATGCCGATTACAAACTTTGAACCCAGGAACAACCTCACACCATGCCGGCCAAAGGACTCTTCTGCTTTCCGCACACAACCCTCTGGATCTTTGGATATCCCGCAGGCGAGATGCAGAATTTTTCTGCCCCATCTCCGACCAGCCTCGAACCACGCCAGGTCCGCCAACGCCAGGGCGAGGGCCGAAAGAAACACGATGGCCTCGAGGTTTAGCTTGCCGGAGGCCGCCAGCGCGCCGGCCGCCAGAAGAATCAAATTGCCCGGAACCGGCAAACCGGCCTGACCTCCCAGCACGGAAATAAACACCAGCCAGTAACCGTGTTTCGCGAGAAAGTGGACCAAATCATTCATGCATGAACCTTCAGCAGCAATAGCCCATCCGCCTGCGTCTAAATAGGCGGACCTGGCTCCGAGTGCTGAGCCCAAACGCACGGGGCAGATGGTTGAATTATAACGATTGTGGCTCCCGCAGGGCGACTTCCCCTTGCCGCTCCAAGCCAGCAGGCAGCGGGTAGCGCAGAGTTGTTTGTGAACTCTGCGGCTTTTAATCTTAAACAACAAAACCGCAGAGTAATTCCGCAGGGCGGGACAACTCTGCGCTACGATCCCAGGTCGCACACGCTACAATGCGTGTGTCAGCCGAGAGAAAAATCAGCCTGGAGCCCTCTCCGAGGGGAGAGGGTGCCCCGCAGCGCCGGGGCGGGTGAGGGGTCATTTCAGACGTGCGAATCAGCACCCAGCGCGTTCGCGAGCCGCGCCCCGTCATTCCGGGCCCGCAAGGCGGGAGAGGAATCCGCTGTTCTCGCCGGGAAGAACAAAACAGATTCTTCGGCCAGAGATCGGCCTCAGAATGGCCTACGATGTGCGGCCGACTCAGCTCCACAGGATGACGAGCGAAGAGAGGATCAGCGCCTTTTTGCTTCGAACGTGGCATGGGTCGTCACTTAAAAAGCAGTGTGAGCGGGTAACGCAAAGTTGTTTTCCAACCCTGCGGCTTTTGGTCTCGAAGAGAGGACCGCAGAGTAGCGCGCCGCACACAACTCTGTGCTACCAACTCTTCATCGTCATGATTCGGTCTTTTGGAAGAAACCTGGAGCTGCGGCTGGGATCAAACGGACAGCTATCATTTCAGATTTCATTCGCACGATTGTTTGAGGTCACAATTTGTCGCCGCCTGCGGCGGGCGGCGAGATGGCAGGGCGTATTTCTTCTCGCGCCAGATCAGCCGGTTTCGCATCCGGTCTGGCGGCCCTGGGCGAAGAGTTCCAGTGCCTGCAGCCGGTCTGCCGCGTTGCTGTCTTTTCCCGCTCGTCACTCGCCGCTCAGAACTGATTACTCAGCACTCAGAACGCATAACCCTAACTCTGCGCCTGTAACTCATCATTCACGATTCAAAGTTTGACTTGGCTCACACTGGCCTCTGAGAGTAGCCTACATATTGCAATACAAGGCCGGAATGAGACGAATGGGATTTTGCCGATCGAAATTCCAAATTTGGTAGCATATTGATAATAGATACCTTACATATAGTGCGTCGGCTTGAGAATTGATCTTTTTCAAAAACGTGTTCACTTTTGCCACAGCCGGTAAAAGTTGCACTGTGGCGTCGAATCGTGTTTCACCGTCATGCAATCTGGGCATCCCTGGCAGCTCTGAACATTAAAGTCACTCCTGCCGGTTGCATTCGGTTGGCGGCTGGGTGTATGTTGTCGGTTTTGCGGGAACGAACTTTGAGATCTGAGATAAATCCATCGGAGGGAATTACTTTGATCATCCGCCGCTTCATCGTACTGTTGATGTTGTGCTTCGGCTGCGGGCCGCTCGTCGCGGCCGAACTTCCGCTTTCGCCCTACCCGCAGCAGGTCTCCGCGGGCAAAGGAGAATTCGTTACCAGGAGTAAGGTGGCCATCGACGTTATCAGCAAAGACGCCGACGACCACTTTGCCGCCACTCTGCTGGCGGAAGATCTGAAGTCGATTGAGGGAGTTGAAGCAAGCGTCAACACTCGCGCCTCCGGCTGGCCTCGCATCGTTCTGGCGCGGACCGAATCCCCCGAGGGGGCGCGCATTCTTGAACGCGCGGGAATAAAGTTTCCCTCGCAGGCCGATGAAGAAGGCTACGTGATCTCTGTGACTGACCGCCAAGCGGACGTCGTGGCCAAGAGTGCGGCCGGCGTGTTTTATGGCGTCCAGACGCTGCGCCAATTGCTCCATCCCGGGGAGGGCGGCGGCTCGGCGCATTGCCCCGTTGTCACGATCACGGACTGGCCCGCCATGCGCTGGCGCGGAGTGAGCATCGACATCAGCCGCGGTCCGTTTCCAACGCTCGCCTCGATCAAGCGTGAGATTGATCTGCTTGCACAGTACAAGATCAACCTCTACTCGCCCTACCTGGAAAACATGTTTGACTACCCGAGCCTGCCGCTGGCTGGAGAGCCGGGCGGAGCGCTCACGCCACAGGATGCGGCCGAAATCGTCGCCTATGCGAAGCAGCGCCACATGGTTGTTTTGCCGGAGCAGGAATCTTTTGGCCATCTGCACCTGCTGCTGGAAAACGAGCAGTTCCAGAACATGGCCGAGCTTCCTTACGGAACAGTGTTGTCGCCGACGGTCCCTGAGTCCTACCAGTTCATCGGAAAGATGTTTGCTGATCTCAACAAGTATTTTCCGGGACCTTTTTTCCACATAGGAGCTGATGAGACGTATGAGCTTGGCCAGGGGCGCACAAAGGACCTTGTGGATAAGGAAGGCTACTCGAAAGTGTACGTCGATTATCTTCGCAGGATTGACGACGTCCTTAAGCCTTACCACCGCAAAATTCTTTTCTGGGGAGACATGGGCGTCCGCCACCCGGAGGACTTGTCAAATCTGCCCAAAGACATGATCGCCGTGCCCTGGGATTATTCACCCCGCAAATCCTATGCAAACCAGATCAAGCCCTTTCGCGATGTTGGACTTGAAACGTGGGTCGCACCGGGCGTGAGCAACTGGAGCAGAATTTTTCCGGACTATTCTGAGGCTTTGCCCAACATCCGGCAGTTCGTGACCGACGGCAAAAATCTGGGTGCTACAGGCGTTCTCAATACCACCTGGATGGACGACGGAGAGGGAATGGTGAACTTCACGTGGTACGGACTTGCCTACGGCGCCGCCCAAAGCTGGCAGACCACTGTTGACGACCAGCAGTTCTCAAACGCCTGGGACTGGGCTTTCTATCGTGCCGACAGCCACGACTTCTCCACCGAAGTGAACACCCTGACGCAGGTCCATGAGGCGCTGCAAAGCGCTATCCACCGGGATGGAAATGACAGCCTGACCTGGATAGACGCCATGAGCCCGGATGGTCAGAAGTTTTATGCAGGGTGGCAGCCAACGGCACACCAGATTCGCATCCTTGCGGAAAACGTCATCTCGAGCGTTCGCGAGCATCGAGCCGAAGCACGCCGTAATGCCGACTTGCTGAATTATGTTGAATTTTCGGCGCGCAGGTTCGACTTCCTCGGGCAGAAGGCCATCTATTCGAAGGAGATCGCGGACCGTTACGCGGAGGCCCAGGCGAATATCGGTGATCGCAACCAGAGTTTCCGCAGCTTGCGCCAGATCAGCGGGCCAATGCAGGACATGATGCATCGCACGTTCCTGCTTCGCGCTGAATACGAAAAGCTCTGGCAAGGGGAAAACCGACCGTATTATCTGAAAAATATTTTGGATCGCTACGACGCTGAATATAACCGCTGGCAACAGCTTGCGGACCGCATGCGCGAAATCGGAATGGCCTTCCGTACCACGCACAAACTTCCGCCACTGGTCAAGCCTGACAATTCCTCAAATTAGGGAACGTCTCGGCAAGACTTGATCAGAAGTTCGGTGACGCATTCTACGCCAGCAGTTTGTTCACAACGCTGCCGGCCACATCCGTCAGCCGGAAGTCGCGGCCCTGGAAGCGATAGGTCAGTTTGGTGTGGTCGATCCCCATCAGATGAAGGATTGTCGCATGCAGGTCATGGACATCGATGGGATCGGCAATTGGATTGTAACCAAGCTCATCGGTTTGGCCGAGAGTGGCGCCGCCCTTGAAGCCGCCGCCCGCGACCCATATCGAGAAGGCCCGTGGATGGTGGTCGCGCCCCAGGAACTTGGAGTTGTTGCGGCCTTCGTTCATCGGCGTGCGTCCGAATTCGCCTCCCCAGACCACAATCGTGGAATCGAGCAGCCCACGCTGCTTCAGGTCTTTAATCAATGCAGTCGCGGCGCGGTCCGTCTCATGGCAGAGCTGCGGCAGGCGGTTGATGATGTCGTCGTGCGACGATGTTCCGTGGTTGTCCCAGCCGCGGTGGTAGAGCTGGACAAACCGCACGCCACGCTCGACAAGCCGCCGCGCCAGAAGGCAGTTGTTGGCGAATGACGCCTCTCCGGGTTTCGTGCCGTACATTTCCTTAATCTGCTGGGGCTCCTTGCTGATATCCATCAGGTCCGGCACGCTCGATTGCATGCGATAAGCCATTTCATAGGAATGAATCCGCGTGACAATCTCCGGATCGCCCATGCTCTTCAGGTGCATCTCATTGAGATCTTTGATGGCATCGAGCGACTGCCGCCGCACCTCAGGGCTGACGCCTCCTGGGTTCGTCAGGAAAAGCACCGCATCGCCTTGAGAGCGAAACTGAACACCTTGATAAACAGTGGGTAGAAAGCCGCTGCCCCAGCATGCCTTGCCGCCGTCGGGCTCATTCTCACCTGAAATCAGCACCACAAAGCCTGGCAGGTCACGAGCTTCGGTTCCCAGGCCGTAGGTCATCCAGGCGCCCATGCTGGGCCGGCCAACAATCTGAAAACCCGAATTCATAAAAATCTGCGCCGGGGCATGATTAAACTGCGTCGTATGGATGGATTTCACGATGCTGATGTCGTCAGCGACCTCACCGAGGAAAGGAAAGAGTTCGGAAATTTCCTGCCCCGACTTTCCCCACTTCTTGAACTCGTATGGCGAGCCGAGCAGCCGCGGCTTGCCCTTGATAAACGCGAACTTCTCACCCTGCATCAGGGAATCGGGCACGTGCTCGCCGTCCAGTTCCTGAAGTTTCGGCTTGTAGTCAAGAAGGTCAACCTGCGATGGAGCGCCGGCCATAAAGAGATAAATAATGCTTTTCGCCTTCGCGGGAAACATGGGTGGCCTGGGCGCGAGCGGGTCTGCGGCTTTGTCCTGGGAAAAATTCAAACCGCCGGCCATCAGGGAGGTATTGAGCAGGCCAGTCAGCGCAGCCGCTCCGATGCCGAATCCTGCCTGCCGAAAGAAGTGTCGTCGCGTAACAGCCCGCATTGCGTCATCAAAAGAGTTCAAATGATTTTCCTTCATAGTTGACCTGCCATTATTAAAGTTAGTTATAGTAATTTCTTCTGATTATTCCTTGGTGATCGCTTCATCCAGGTTGAGCAACACATTGGCCACCATCGTCCACGCCGCCTGCTCAGCAGGGTTGAGCTTTGGATCGCTATACCCTTTAATGACGTCTCCCGCCGCCTTCAAGTCTTTCTCATAGTGGCCAAGCTCGGCCTGATAATAAGCTACGATACGGCCCATTTCCTGTTCGGCCGGCCGCCGGGTCAGCACTCTCCGGAAGCCATAGGTGGCGCGCTCCGCGGGCCCGGGGCCGGCATCTTCCATGATCCGTCGCGCTAAGGCTTTTGCCGCCTCAAAATAGACCGGATCGTTGAGCACGGTCAACGCCTGGAGCGGCGTATTGGTGCGGACCCGCCGCACGGTACAGAACTCGCGGCTCGGCACATCAAAGGTTGTCAGGCTGGGGTAAGGCGCCGTGCGCCGGATAAAGATATAGATGCCGCGTCGGTACTGGTCGCCGTCTGTGCTTTCGACCCACTTCGCGCTGCTGTAAGGCCGATCCCAGATGCCAGGTGGCTGATAAGGCATCACGCTCGGCCCGCCGACCCCGGGACTGAGCAGGCCGGAAGCTGAAAGTGCGATGTCGCGCACCATTTCGGCTTCCACGCGGAACCGGGGACCGCGTTCCAGCAGCTTGTTATAGGGATCGTACTCGATCATCTGCGGCGTGGCGCGTGATGATTGCCGATAAGTAGCAGAGGTCACAATCAACCGGATGATGTGCTTCATGCTCCAGTTGTTCTGCATGAATTCGGTGGCCAGCCAGTCCAGCAACTCTGGATGAGTAGGCGGGTCGCCCTGCGTTCCGAAATCTTCCGAGGTTTCAACGATCCCCTTCCCAAAGATTTCCTGCCAGTAGTGGTTGACTGTGACGCGCGCGGTAAGGGGATTGTCATCGCTCACCAACCATTCCGCAAAACCCAGACGGTTTGGCATAACGTCCGGAGGCAATGGATTCAAGGCCGAAGGCACTCCCGCGTATACTTTTTCGCCCAGGCTGGAGTATGTACCGCGAATGCGAATGTAGCTGTTCGGCCGCTCAAAGGCATTCTGCTCCCCCATGGTGAGCGCGGTCACGATGCCGAGGTCCTCGACGGATTTTTCAAGTTTGGCGACCTGGTCACGCGTCGGCTGGAGCGAGGGCGCAATCGAGCGGAAAACCGCGGCGAGATCTGCCTTCTCCTTTTCGCTGCGGCTGGAGGGGGGCTTATCGAGCAGAGGGGCCATTCGGGCCGGTAACTGAGTGATCGCGACTGGATTCTGAATGGATGTAATGGAAAGCCGGAACCGGCCTATGTTGCGAGTGGTGTGGCGCATTCCGTGCTTCAAATGAATAGTCAGCTTTGTTCCCGTAGCAAACCCGAAAGGCTTCTCAGGAACCAGCACGGCCTCGCGAACAACCGGCACAGGTGAAGGTGTCGAATCGATTGACCAGCCCTTCAAGTCATTCCCCTTTTTAACCAGGTTTCGGGCGCCGTAGCCAGGCTCTGATTCGTTGTCAACGGCTTGCTTGAAGGCGATCTTCACGGCCGGAGCAGATTTGCCGGCGGGCGACGCTTCCACCTCGAACCCGCTCAAAAAGAAGTTGCCATCAAGGTCGCGGCCAGGCCCTCCTTTCGGAAGGCTCGGATCTCCCAATACTTCGATGCGCACTCCTGTAATTCCCTGTGCATTTGTTTCCGTTTCGATGTCATAGGTGTCCGCATAAGGATTCTTGCCGCCGGCCAAAATTGAATCGTCACTGAGCAGCTTGAGCTGCGCCCCTTCCTCGGAAACAAAATGGCTGGGCTTGAGCGTCGTCCAGTCCTTCTCCGTCCGTTTCATTTCAGCTTTCCACTTTTCCTGTTCGGCTTCGAGCGCGGGAGTTTCGGTCGCAAGGGTTTGCTTCAGCCTGGCGATTTGCGCGCGGAGATCTTTTTCTTTGGCTGCCTGCTTTGGTGTGGGCAATTCGAGATCAGGCTCCCAGACGTAGCCTTCTCCCTGCCCTAAATCCAGAATCTTGTACTTCGCGTTGCTGTCGAAGAACGCCATCATGCGGTAATAGTCTTTTTGAGTGAAAGGGTCGAACTTGTGATTGTGGCATTCGGCGCATCCGAGCGTCGTGCCGAGCCATACCTCCGATGTGGTGTTTACGCGGTCTA is a genomic window of Acidobacteriota bacterium containing:
- a CDS encoding DUF1501 domain-containing protein, giving the protein MKENHLNSFDDAMRAVTRRHFFRQAGFGIGAAALTGLLNTSLMAGGLNFSQDKAADPLAPRPPMFPAKAKSIIYLFMAGAPSQVDLLDYKPKLQELDGEHVPDSLMQGEKFAFIKGKPRLLGSPYEFKKWGKSGQEISELFPFLGEVADDISIVKSIHTTQFNHAPAQIFMNSGFQIVGRPSMGAWMTYGLGTEARDLPGFVVLISGENEPDGGKACWGSGFLPTVYQGVQFRSQGDAVLFLTNPGGVSPEVRRQSLDAIKDLNEMHLKSMGDPEIVTRIHSYEMAYRMQSSVPDLMDISKEPQQIKEMYGTKPGEASFANNCLLARRLVERGVRFVQLYHRGWDNHGTSSHDDIINRLPQLCHETDRAATALIKDLKQRGLLDSTIVVWGGEFGRTPMNEGRNNSKFLGRDHHPRAFSIWVAGGGFKGGATLGQTDELGYNPIADPIDVHDLHATILHLMGIDHTKLTYRFQGRDFRLTDVAGSVVNKLLA
- a CDS encoding endonuclease domain-containing protein → MSDVRTSTQRVRELRHTQTGAEKAAWHLLRGRRLGLKFRRQYPIENHVVDFYCCELRLAVELDGGVHSQPSQMKKDAAKDAYLRKIGVRVLRLPNGLVTEDPDGFVRKVREAAELVRSAGRGRK
- a CDS encoding DUF1553 domain-containing protein produces the protein MGSGYKGLRSGQTHDVAICSLFLFLLMFLPGLVRAQQPPTKDAEFARASSSSRKASPQKTKASSTGAPDFGRDIKPIFETSCGNCHAGNESQGHLRLDSIATVLKGGVSGAAIVPGHSQDSLLVKRMLGLGDGPRMPMGGSPLESRKINLIRAWIDYASFKGTSQQSASVASTPKPSHQQSTISSPLFATKIRPILAARCYQCHGQDVHQNGLRLDSLPSILKGSENGKVVIPGNSANSRIIRRLAGLERPQMPYGGPPLPDAQVKLIRQWIDMGAPGPDSTAAVAQAGKPLQHWAYVRPVRPDLPKVKGAAWCRNPIDYFVLARLEKDGTHPSPEADKVTLLRRVYLDLIGLPPTIKETDEFLADKGPDAYEKLVDKLLASPHYGERWARPWLDLSRYADSNGYEKDEPRVAWEYRDWLIKALNDDMSFKEFTIEQIAGDMLPNPTNDQLIATGFNRNTLLNQEGGVDKVEQRFYTLVDRVNTTSEVWLGTTLGCAECHNHKFDPFTQKDYYRMMAFFDSNAKYKILDLGQGEGYVWEPDLELPTPKQAAKEKDLRAQIARLKQTLATETPALEAEQEKWKAEMKRTEKDWTTLKPSHFVSEEGAQLKLLSDDSILAGGKNPYADTYDIETETNAQGITGVRIEVLGDPSLPKGGPGRDLDGNFFLSGFEVEASPAGKSAPAVKIAFKQAVDNESEPGYGARNLVKKGNDLKGWSIDSTPSPVPVVREAVLVPEKPFGFATGTKLTIHLKHGMRHTTRNIGRFRLSITSIQNPVAITQLPARMAPLLDKPPSSRSEKEKADLAAVFRSIAPSLQPTRDQVAKLEKSVEDLGIVTALTMGEQNAFERPNSYIRIRGTYSSLGEKVYAGVPSALNPLPPDVMPNRLGFAEWLVSDDNPLTARVTVNHYWQEIFGKGIVETSEDFGTQGDPPTHPELLDWLATEFMQNNWSMKHIIRLIVTSATYRQSSRATPQMIEYDPYNKLLERGPRFRVEAEMVRDIALSASGLLSPGVGGPSVMPYQPPGIWDRPYSSAKWVESTDGDQYRRGIYIFIRRTAPYPSLTTFDVPSREFCTVRRVRTNTPLQALTVLNDPVYFEAAKALARRIMEDAGPGPAERATYGFRRVLTRRPAEQEMGRIVAYYQAELGHYEKDLKAAGDVIKGYSDPKLNPAEQAAWTMVANVLLNLDEAITKE